One stretch of Syntrophorhabdaceae bacterium DNA includes these proteins:
- a CDS encoding arginine decarboxylase, pyruvoyl-dependent codes for MTPKKVFFTKGVGVHKDKLPSFEVALRNAGIEKCNLVYVSSIFPPQCRILSKRAGLKLLNPGQITYCVMSRNQTSEPNRLISAAVGFAKPTDKSYYGYISEHHAFGEKATVSGDYAEDIAATMLATTLGVPFDPNQAWDERKQVYTASGHIFKTTNICQSAEGNKDGLWTTVLASAVFIID; via the coding sequence ATGACCCCCAAAAAGGTTTTCTTTACGAAAGGGGTGGGTGTTCACAAAGACAAGCTACCGTCTTTCGAGGTCGCCTTAAGAAACGCAGGCATTGAGAAGTGTAACCTTGTGTATGTATCAAGCATATTTCCGCCCCAGTGCAGGATTCTTTCCAAGCGTGCCGGCTTAAAACTTCTCAACCCCGGTCAAATTACCTATTGTGTAATGTCCCGAAATCAGACAAGCGAACCGAACCGCCTTATTTCTGCAGCAGTTGGTTTCGCAAAACCGACGGATAAATCCTACTATGGTTATATCTCGGAACATCATGCTTTCGGTGAAAAAGCCACGGTATCTGGGGACTATGCAGAAGACATCGCAGCCACAATGCTTGCTACGACCCTCGGTGTTCCTTTTGACCCCAATCAGGCGTGGGATGAGCGGAAACAGGTTTATACTGCGAGCGGCCACATATTCAAAACTACGAATATTTGCCAGTCTGCAGAGGGAAATAAAGACGGTCTATGGACCACGGTATTAGCGTCAGCAGTATTTATTATAGATTGA